The following coding sequences are from one Lolium rigidum isolate FL_2022 chromosome 6, APGP_CSIRO_Lrig_0.1, whole genome shotgun sequence window:
- the LOC124666320 gene encoding putative receptor protein kinase ZmPK1: MAALLFLSLLSSLSFQFCSCDSRWQTMTTGSYMTPENHERIFLLSPDSTFSCGFHRVGTNAFNFAIWYTTVKTVVWTANPYSTVNGYSSPVNLYGSRISLNKDGNLVLTDTNGSTVWESKTSSGKHTIVSLLNTGNLVIIDSGNKTVWQSFDSPTDTLLPRQNLKKDTRLVSGYHYLYFDNDNILRLLYDGQEITSIYWPRLDYNALANGRNRYNSTRVAFLDDEGNFVSSDGFKIVASDSGPGVKRRITIDKDGNFRMYSLDASTWSWVITGQAVIQMCYVHGLCGKNGLCDYSEGLKCRCPPEHVMVDPTDWNKGCKPTFTISSKQPPEDFTFVKQPHADFYGFDLGSNKSISFEACWNICLNIDSCISFTYIGGDGWCYTKDILYNGQVYPYFLGDNYMKVPKSFNSSAFSISKQENMYGIKRDNIKWIYFYVFTAILGALEVLVIVTGWCVFFRNSNMPKSMEDGYKMITSHFRRFTYRELREATGKFKEEIGRGGTGIVYRGVLEDKRLVAVKKLSDVEQGEQEFWAEVTLIGRINHMNLVRMMGFCSEGKNRLLVYEYVENGSLDKYLFGERITESLLGWRQRYKIALGTARGLAYLHHECLEWIVLCDVKPENILLTRNFDAKIADFGLAKLAKRDSSSFNFTHMSGTMGYMAPEWALNMPINAKVDVYSYGVVLLEIVTGTRVSSGIIVDETQVEFPDFIEKAKQILATERITDLVDGKLKGCFDPEQAIAMVRIAVSCLGDRSKRPTMDKSMKALMAYDDEDDHPAYAY; this comes from the coding sequence ATGGCTGCGTTGCTCTTTCTAAGCCTTCTTTCATCACTCTCCTTCCAGTTTTGCTCTTGCGATTCCCGATGGCAGACTATGACCACTGGATCATACATGACACCAGAAAATCATGAAAGAATCTTCCTTCTCTCACCAGATAGCACCTTCTCTTGTGGCTTCCATCGAGTTGGAACTAATGCTTTCAATTTCGCCATCTGGTACACCACCGTGAAAACGGTTGTCTGGACGGCAAATCCCTACTCGACTGTGAATGGCTACAGTTCCCCAGTGAACCTTTACGGATCCAGGATATCGCTGAATAAGGATGGAAACCTGGTCCTGACAGATACCAATGGCTCGACAGTATGGGAAAGCAAGACATCTTCAGGCAAGCACACAATTGTTTCCCTCCTAAACACTGGCAACCTTGTAATCATTGATTCTGGCAACAAAACTGTGTGGCAGAGCTTTGACTCACCAACAGACACCCTGCTCCCTAGGCAGAActtgaagaaagacacaaggttaGTCTCTGGTTACCATTACCTCTATTTTGACAACGACAACATCTTGCGCCTATTGTATGATGGCCAAGAGATCACAAGCATCTACTGGCCAAGGTTAGATTACAATGCACTGGCAAACGGACGCAATAGATATAACAGCACCAGGGTAGCATTTCTCGATGACGAGGGTAATTTTGTGTCAAGTGATGGGTTTAAGATAGTGGCTTCAGATTCAGGCCCCGGCGTCAAGAGGAGGATTACAATTGATAAAGATGGCAATTTCAGAATGTACAGCTTGGATGCATCGACATGGAGTTGGGTGATCACGGGGCAGGCTGTAATACAGATGTGCTATGTGCACGGATTATGCGGTAAGAATGGTCTTTGTGACTACTCAGAAGGCCTTAAATGTAGATGTCCTCCAGAACATGTAATGGTTGATCCAACAGATTGGAACAAGGGATGCAAACCGACATTCACAATTAGTAGCAAGCAACCACCTGAGGACTTCACATTTGTTAAGCAACCTCATGCAGACTTCTATGGCTTTGATCTAGGCTCTAACAAATCCATCTCGTTTGAAGCATGTTGGAACATTTGTTTGAACATCGACTCATGCATATCTTTCACATACATTGGCGGGGATGGTTGGTGTTACACTAAAGACATACTCTACAATGGTCAGGTATACCCGTATTTCCTTGGCGACAACTACATGAAAGTACCGAAGAGTTTCAACAGTTCAGCATTCTCAATCTCCAAACAAGAAAATATGTATGGAATAAAGAGGGACAACATAAAGTGGATATACTTCTATGTCTTTACTGCAATATTGGGAGCTCTAGAGGTTCTTGTTATTGTGACAGGGTGGTGTGTTTTTTTCAGAAATAGTAACATGCCCAAGTCAATGGAGGATGGATACAAGATGATAACAAGCCATTTCAGGCGGTTTACATACAGAGAATTGAGGGAAGCAACTGGAAAGTTCAAAGAAGAGATTGGGAGAGGAGGCACTGGAATTGTTTATAGAGGAGTACTTGAAGATAAGAGATTAGTGGCAGTAAAGAAACTTTCAGATGTTGAGCAGGGAGAGCAGGAATTTTGGGCAGAAGTGACTCTAATTGGAAGGATCAATCACATGAATTTGGTCAGGATGATGGGATTTTGCTCAGAAGGGAAAAACAGGCTATTAGTATATGAGTATGTGGAGAATGGGTCACTAGACAAGTACCTCTTTGGTGAGAGAATTACTGAAAGTCTGCTCGGCTGGAGGCAAAGATACAAGATTGCCTTGGGCACAGCAAGGGGTCTTGCTTATCTTCATCATGAATGCCTTGAGTGGATTGTCCTTTGTGACGTGAAGCCAGAGAACATACTCCTAACTCGAAATTTCGATGCCAAAATAGCAGACTTTGGATTAGCCAAGCTTGCAAAGCGAGATAGTTCTAGCTTCAATTTCACCCACATGAGCGGCACAATGGGCTACATGGCACCAGAATGGGCGCTGAATATGCCGATCAATGCGAAGGTCGATGTTTACAGCTATGGCGTTGTGCTTCTAGAGATTGTGACTGGAACTAGGGTTTCAAGTGGCATAATTGTCGATGAAACACAAGTTGAGTTTCCAGACTTTATCGAGAAGGCTAAACAGATCCTGGCTACCGAGCGTATCACTGATCTAGTGGACGGCAAACTGAAGGGGTGTTTTGATCCAGAGCAGGCTATTGCAATGGTGAGAATAGCTGTTTCGTGCCTTGGAGACAGAAGCAAGAGGCCTACAATGGACAAAAGCATGAAGGCTCTTATGGCatatgatgatgaagacgaccaTCCTGCCTATGCATATTAA